Part of the Portunus trituberculatus isolate SZX2019 chromosome 46, ASM1759143v1, whole genome shotgun sequence genome, TGTTTAACCTTTATGTATTAGGTATTTATtgcattttgttgttttgttatagtcaatattgttattattgttcttgtaactgctatagtttattattattattattattattattattattattattattattattattattattatatatctattattattattattattatcattattattattattattattatcgttattattattattattattattattattattattattattattattattattattattattatcattattaatgttattattattattattactattattattattattattattattattattattattattattattattatcatattatcattattgtaatgtaattatttattattattggaagaagaagaaaaagaaagagaaaaacattacTACttatattaacaacaataattacaataacaacaaaaacaataataataactaattagTTTCAACACATCAACCAGCTGAGCcttacagatacacacacacacacacacacacacacacacacacacacacacacacacacacacacacacacacacacacacacacacacacacacacacacacacgtagttaaTAATGAAATCCACGACACTTTTCTCCCTTCAGACAACTGTGCCGTCAGACACGGTGGCGGGTGGTGGTACAGATGGTCTTGCGTTCAGTTCAACCCGACGGCAACGTTTGTCAATGGGTCCTTGCACCTCAATTGCCAGTATCATCTCGCGAACGTCACCAGGATGCAGATGAAGGTTCGCCCAGTCATTTGCGACACCTCCCTCAAGACAAACAGGCTCTgggagaatagttattgctatgaGTAATGTTTGCTTCTTGGTCTGCTCAGCCTCGCCCGTGTCTGATTCTACGGTCCTTTTAGGCCGTCAATGTCATCAGTGCTATTACCTCAAAAGGCCATTCTGATCCTTGTGTTCCCACGACTTCAGCCAGTCCGTGTTTGCCAAAGGGAATCCAATATTGTCAACACAAAGATGTTGATTTAGAACTACaggaacaaaacatttacatttATATAATTGTAATCAAAGACCGTGATTTTCATAATAAGAAGGAACTTTAAGATGTTTACAGTACTGTGTTTTCATTTACTTAAAATAAATTTTCACtgtatatttatttgatttttcaaCCACACTGAGTACAAGtctccctatttctttttttttcttttagttagtCAGTGAGTCTTGTTTTCAAACAAACCATAACGGTAAAGCAAATCCCATTCCAAGAAGAGTGCGTGACTCTCGGAGATGAAAATAGCcagactaatgaaaaaaaactttcataaaagaggaaagataatgatTAAAGTGGAAAAGAGGATTTTTCCTCCCGCAGTGTCCAGGCTACAAAACTATACGTTTTCTGTGAACAATAGCAATATCATGAAGTCTTTTATTTTGCTACAACGGATTTTATGTAGCATTGCTGTATATGGATGAATAAGATTTAgatttagtaagagagagagagagagagagagagagagagagagagagagagagagagagagagagagagagagagagagaatgttgtatacagatggaaataaatagatatatagatgttTAAATAATTCGACGCATATCTTTTAGcataaaaaagtataaaaacattttcaatatactcaaaatgaaagaaataacataaacaacatATATAAAACGCAATGTGGCTCAATGTTTTGTATAAATCCAAATTCTTATCAGACTCAGATTGATTTATTTCGTTCTCACTAAATACGTAGAGTCATCACCTGCACACGcttaattttatacatcttttaGTGTTTTGCATTTTGTTCACGTTCCGATATACGAGTAAGTGGTACAAGCTTATAATGTATTGACTGCTCCTCACACAGAGCGTCACATTAACTTGGCAATTTGTAGTGGTCACGACTCAGCATCAAAGGTTGTGTCTTCTCGATGACTCAGGGACGGGACAACAGGTTTACCAGTCATCTGTAGTAAAcaacgcgctctctctctctctctctctctctctctctctctctctctctctctctctctctctcaatggaacCAATACATCGTCCATTATTctaggcaaataaataaatagatagatagatagatagatgatatagatagatagatgataaatagataaattgattgattgatggatggattgattgattgattgaaagatagataggtaaatagatagatagacatacagacaaatagatagatagatagatagatagatagatagatagatatttagatagatacttagacagagagatagattaCTAGAGAGATGCAATGTTCAGCTGTTTCTTTCACTACCATCATTGATAATCGCATTTCTAAAAATGATATATGTGTTAAGCGCCACTGAATTCTCGAGATGAGTTGCTCGTGAAAGAGCAGGAACTCCTGATACTACTACTTGACACGCGTCTGCAAGACTGAGTAGGCATCTGTTTCGGTTGCCATGCAGCATTAGTGTATGTATCCATGTTCTAGCTTTTATGCCTACTATAACTAATAAAACTAATtctaaataatgtaaataaaatgtacCCAATCACTAATTCACCTAACAAATCATGGCTATCAAGAGTAAAATTAGTGGGCATGTCACTCATACATTGTgtgcaacaccacaaacacgcTTTTTAATGCCATACCGGAGCAGCACATCAGCAGACCTCGACTGGCTGGCGTGAAGTACAGAAGTGCTTCCTCACTCACCTCCGTCGATCGTCACAcatcacaccaaacaccacgcACGTCGCCACGCCGTCCCTGCCTATAAGAAGTGAGAATCTTTGGACTCTATCTCTTTACGAGAGAGTTAGTTACCTTGTCAACACTGACACTTAGAGTCACGGTAGCTTGATAAGGAGGATTGATAAAGATTATTAAACTTCCTTGCTCACTGGTTGACCGAGGTGCAGCATCACAGCGCCTCTAGGCTACCCTCTGCCTCCTGCTCCTGCCATCCTTGCTGTCTCCTGCATCACTGCAACATCAGGACGACAAAAACATTTATTTCCTCTATAGCAGTTGTAAACATTAACTTTACTTGATAAGACAATCATGTTGCTAACTTCACATTAACACTCTTGTTTAACACCATATATCGAGGTAGTTTAATTTCACATCTATGTTCTTATTATCAAACACCCACTTCGAGGGCATTTGTATAATCTGTTCATCAGTTATTGGGACGTTCAAATTATTTTCACAATTGATGTGTATtgcagtctttttttcttttcacactgTACGTGTTCatgctgaatatatatatatatatatatatatatatatatatatatatatatatatatatatatatatatatatatatatatatatatatatatatatatatatatatatatatatatatatatatatatatatatatatatatatatatatatatatatatatatatatatatatatatatatatatatatatatatatatatatatatatatatatatatatatatatatatatatatatatatatatatatatatatatatatatatatatatatatatatatatatatatatatatatatatatatatatatatatatatatatatatatatatatatatatatatatatatatatatatatatatatatatatatatatatatatatatatatatatatatatatatatatatatatatatatatatatatatatatatatatatatatatatatatatatatatatatatatatatatatatatatatatatatatatatatatatatatatatatatatatatatatatatatatatatatatatatatatatatatatatatatatatatatatatatatatatatatatatatatatatatatatatatatatatatatatatatatatatatatatatatatatatatatatatatatatatatatatatatatatatatatatatatatatatatatatatatatatatatatatatatatatatatatatatatatatatatatatatatatatatatatatatatatatatatatatatatatatatatatatatatatatatatatatatatatatatatatatatatatatatatatatatatatatatatatatatatatatatatatatatatatatatatatatatatatatatatatatatacacacagcacATTTATGATTAGTACTGACACATTTGTACATCTCTGCCCTTCTGTCCTGAACAGAGCAGGATGTGGGTCTCCGTGTACACACTAGCAGTGTTGGGGATAGCAGGCGTGCTGGCTGAAACGACTACTGGAATACCAGAACTCACAACAATAGATACCACCACACCAGAGTATATCACCAACACAAAGCCACACTCCTTAACCACTTTTGTTAGGTGAGTAAAGTGTCTTTCAGAAAGTTGCATcccgtgtgtctctctctctctctctctctctctctctctctctctctctctctctctctctctctctctctctctctctctctctctctctctctctctctatatatatatatatatctatatatatatatatatatatatatatatatatatatatatatatatatatatatatatatatatatatatatatatatatatatatatatatatatatatagagagagagagagagagagagagagagagagagagagagagagagagagagagagagagagagagagagagagagagagagagagagagagagagagagagagagagagagagagtgtattgcTGCTTGTCTATGTACTGAAGCTCAACTAATGAATCATCCGCCGTCAACAGACCAGTGGACTGTTCAGACCACCTGATGGCCGGAGCCAGAGTTAGCGGCGTGTACGAGATCCACCCCTTTACGTGAGTGCTTTGCGTTGCGCTTTTCATCATTCACATAAACATAATTATCACCATGTCTTTATCTTCATAATAACCAGCCCAAGGAATTTACATATGCAAAAGTagattttttttgcattgttaACATAGGTAATGGTAAATCAGATTTTTCCTTTAACATCGCAAAACAAACTATTCCTTCAGCTCCCTTCCTCATCCCAGGTGCACGTGTACAAAGCcagtgctggtgtggtgtgacATGGAGACAGACGGCGGCGGCTGGACGGTGTTCCTCAATCGTCAGCACCAGGCCATCCAGCTTGACTTCAACCGCACGTGGAGCGATTACAAGGCAGGCTTCGGCAGTCCTTACTCCGAGTACTATTTGGGTGAGAGTGGCAGGAGCTGGGACACTCCACAGTAGCTGTGAGGATTCTAACTTCCCACAAGCATACCttgaaacgtttttttttttttagtacaaaTATATTCTTGCACTTAAAGATAAGAACAAGGGAGAAAGGCTAAGCTTCACTGATCTTCCCTGAAAATTTGTCAATAGAAAAATGTttgataattttctttatactttATATCATTTTCTTGAAATAATTCATTGATTGTACAGGAAATGAATTGCTGCACCAGATGACGCACGGCCGTATGTACGCCATCCGTATGGACGTaaccttagcctcgggaggttACGATTTCTCCACCTACCAATATTTTACAGTATATTCTGAGGAGAAGAGGTAAACACAAATACGTATCGACAGGATGCTAACAAAATTATTCAtcatatataaataagtaaaaaaagaaaaataatgttgcAATTGTCATTATGCGTGCACAAAGATGGGTAAACGCTTTCTGTATGCTTATTTgatgcctttctttcttcttcctcccataagGTATACGGCCTCCTTGACGGGGACTCAACTATCCGGCACTAGCAACACAAATTGTTTAGTCCAGATGAATAATCGTGTCTTCACCACACTGGAGAGGGACCTCGACAGCTATAACAGTGAGTGTCACTCCTCTATGTGGTGATCagtaatgcaggaaaacactgtAAAGCCTACTGCGACTTAACTGtacctcttttttattttatatatctactacaaaaatatatatatatatatatatatatatatatatatatatatatatatatatatatatatatatatatatatatatatatatatatatatatatatatatatatatatatatatatatatatatatatatatatatatatatatatatatatatacacacacacacattacttcaGCAACCATTTGCTTAACTTATAACTTCCTGACATCCACAATGAAACATATGCCTGTGAAAACTGAACAattttctctcacatttcaCATTACAGGCAACTGTGCAGTAAAAAGAGGAGGCGCGTGGTGGTATAACAATTGCAATTACTTCAGCCCCACTGTTCCCTTTGATGAGAACCTCATCCTGACCTGCAGTGGCCCCAGTAGAAGCGTGACTCATCTTCAGTTGAAGCTTCGGCCATCCACTTGTGACACCTCCTTCAAGAAGGTGCACCTGAAGGACACGGGCTGTGGCTGTGCTGCTCCTCAACACTAACACCTTCACCTACATGACGATCCGGAAATTCCTCATTCTTGCTGCTCTTGGTTCGGATCAGCATTCCTTAGACGCGCAA contains:
- the LOC123519906 gene encoding ficolin-2-like isoform X2; its protein translation is MWVSVYTLAVLGIAGVLAETTTGIPELTTIDTTTPEYITNTKPHSLTTFVRPVDCSDHLMAGARVSGVYEIHPFTCTCTKPVLVWCDMETDGGGWTVFLNRQHQAIQLDFNRTWSDYKAGFGSPYSEYYLGNELLHQMTHGRMYAIRMDVTLASGGYDFSTYQYFTVYSEEKRYTASLTGTQLSGTSNTNCLVQMNNRVFTTLERDLDSYNSNCAVKRGGAWWYNNCNYFSPTVPFDENLILTCSGPSRSVTHLQLKLRPSTCDTSFKKVHLKDTGCGCAAPQH
- the LOC123519906 gene encoding ficolin-2-like isoform X1 — encoded protein: MWVSVYTLAVLGIAGVLAETTTGIPELTTIDTTTPEYITNTKPHSLTTFVRPVDCSDHLMAGARVSGVYEIHPFTSLPHPRCTCTKPVLVWCDMETDGGGWTVFLNRQHQAIQLDFNRTWSDYKAGFGSPYSEYYLGNELLHQMTHGRMYAIRMDVTLASGGYDFSTYQYFTVYSEEKRYTASLTGTQLSGTSNTNCLVQMNNRVFTTLERDLDSYNSNCAVKRGGAWWYNNCNYFSPTVPFDENLILTCSGPSRSVTHLQLKLRPSTCDTSFKKVHLKDTGCGCAAPQH